The stretch of DNA CCTGTTAGAACTACCTTGtaaagtccggaagtaaaatatacgtgatttgtttttgagttttaggttacattgtcatcattttcttagttcagaAAATCGCGCAGAATTAATTTTTagtccaaactcatcgcaatcaaatagtcttttatgactataacattgcaatttatgggaaaaaactacaaacctttcataaactcacattgcaaaattcaaaatcatcatcactttcaccgcagcgccgcctaggtgtaggtgtacgttagatcgccaattggctaatgtaacctaaaactcaaaaaacaaattacgtatattttacttccggacattccaaggtagttctcacatgcaggaatcgtgcatttttctacttgtgtttgattgtgctctcgaatttccttctttaattcaaccattgtcaacatttttatagttttcactactgaaagaggtaaataaatagcatgttatatataaaattgcgcagaattaaatttcttacaaactcatcgcaatcaaataatcttttatgattataacattgtaatttatggatagaactacaaaccttcgataagctcacatggcaaaatttaaaaccatcatcactttcaccgcagcgccgcgtaggtgtagatttgtacgttagatcgccaatcagATAGGCACGATTTAACGATTTATAACTGTCCCGAAGACAGCTATAAATcgtgaaaatttgaatgaacatttttacttggtattatttaatcaTTTGAAACACGACTGCTGACCCTAATTTAACtctttttctatatattttcgGATATTCCCACAAAAACTAAACATTATTGTATCAAATTAtctttaaacagcattttcgcATTTAAACAGATTTTTGTTAACAGAGCGTGAAATAAAACAACTGGTTTCTATGGAGTATTACAGTGGAATGAAAATCTTTCTTTATTCTATTAGTACAGACTACTTCGATctctaattaaattttattggtCTACTAGATTGTTCGCCGGTGATATAATCATGGATTCGTTGCTACAACACTCCTCCTCGAACGGTCCAGGTAGTACACCAGCCATTTCACGGTGCTTTGATAGTTTCATTTTGTTCAGTGGTTTTGTGAGCATGTCTGCAACCATATGCTCGGATGGACAATAAATTACAGACAGCACACCTCGTTGTACCAGGTCCTTGGTGAATTGGAATTTCGTATCCACGTGCTTAGAACGTCGTTCAAGTTTCTCCGATTCCAGTTGCCGGATGGCACTTTGATTGTCCTCGTAGAGCAAGATCCTGTTTGAAGGCTCGCGAAAATCTTCCATCAGTTTCCGGATCCAGAGAAGCTCTTGGCAAGCTTCCGCAGCTGCAATGAACTCGGCCTCTGTCGACGACAGTGCAACGCATGTTTGTTTTCTTGCTGCCCAGCTAACCGCTCCGCCGCCAAACGAGATTAAGAAGCCGCTATTGGATTTACGATCCCTGTTCGCGCCCGACTCGACCGCTCCGGAATGACGTCATCGTTGCACGCATTGAGCGCATGCGCGGGACATGCATCACCGACATCACCATGCACCGACGAACCAATATTCATCGCTAACGCTACCCGTTCACAACTACATAAAAAGAGGTGGCGGTCGAGAGCTTATTCATTCTGTTTTTACACGTTATATTGTAACATCGTCAAATAAACCACTAGTTAGAAGAAAAGTGTTTGACTTCCAAGTGCACTCTTGCCTTCCGAATAAACCTTTGCACCATCCATATCTGGCTAGTAGACTGCTGTGGGAACCAATacctgcctttctcaaggcggaAGAAAGAGTTAATTTCCACACAGTTGAAACGTTCTTTCCGCTTTACAGTCCACTGCCTTGGCGCTGAGGAACGCGCCAACAATCCCGACGATCACCTGCCCAATCTGCATCCGCATACGCTTTAAGACCACCTTTCGCGTCGCCCAAGTTCAGCTGAAAGTTCTTCGTTGCCAGCAGATACCGCATCGTACGTTTAGCTTCAGCCCAATCAGCAGCATCAGGAGAACTCACCTTTCTCCCAAGCAAGGATACACTAATTGCCACATCCGGTCTCGTATTTACCGCTATGTAAAGCAAACCTCCaaccaaacttgaaaaagaatCATTATTTGGCAGCTTGTTCTCCTCCTTTGCTTGAAGATAGCCTGGTTCCATTGGAATGGATGATGGTTTCGCTTTTTCCAAACCGAATCTAGAGGCCAGTTTCTCTATATAGCACTGTTGACTTAGCAGGCAACGTCCATCGCTTGTGCGATCCACCTGAATGCCCAAATATTGTCGGACATCGCCAAGGGGCGTGGTATTAAATTGCTTAGACAACGCTCCTAATATTGCTTCGTATTCTGCCTCAGATTCGCAAACTATCAGCATGTCATCAACATACAAATGGATAAAATAATGCTTGTTATCCTTGGTCTTTACGTACAAACACGCGTCAGCGATTGATTGCACAAATCCCAACTTCTTGAAACAGTCGTCAATCGTCTTGTTCCAAATTCTTCCAGATTGTTTTAAGCCATAGAGGCTCTTCTTCAAGTGACATACTTCGTTCATACCTCCAGTTTCGTAACCTCTAGGTTGGCGCATATAAACGGTCTCGGAAAGTTTTCCATATAAATAAGCCGTTTTAATATCAACATGTTTAACCAAAAGTTGACGACGAGTTACAATGGTTAACAAAAAACGGAAAGTAACCTGTTTCGCCACAGGAGCAAACACCTGGTCGAAGTCAGTGCCATACTTCTGACTAAAGCCTTGAGCGACCAGTCGCGCCTTGTATCGTATAAAGTTGCCATGCTCGTCCAACTTACGCTTGTACAACCATTTAGAGCCGACCGCTTTTCTTTCTTTCGGGAGAGGGCCGATTGTCCACGTGGAATTTCTCTGATGACTTTGGAGCTCCTCCTTCATCGCTGCGGTCCAGGATGCACGTTCTGCTCCATTTATCGCTTCTTCGTAGGATCTTGGTTCACTACCGTACGCCAGATTACTTGCATCTTCGTATCGTATTGGTGGGATGCCTTTGGTTGAACGATCAGATCTCCTTAGTTCGATTTCCTCATCACAAGTGTCAAACTCGTCGGTCTCGTCATCTGAGATGTCATCAGGGGTATCACCTGTTTCATCACGTACAGGATTTGTAATTCCTTCAATGACATTTTCCTGATGAATATCACGGTTCACAACTTTTATCGGAGCCAACGACTGGAGAATTTCGTCAACTGATTCAACTTGCTCCGGATTCAATAGGTCCTGTCCAGGGTGGACTACCTCCTCCTCAACGAAACGGACGTCACGACTAATGACCAGTTTATTTGTAGTGATATCAATGAATCTGTAGGCTTTATGGTTGCTGGAATAGCCCACAAATGTCATCTCATTTCCCTTATCGTCTAGCTTTCTCCGTTTCTCCTTTGGCACATGGACGAACGCCTTGCAGCCAAACACTCTCAAGTGTGAAACGTCCGGCTTGCGTCCCCACCAATGCTCGTATGGCGTCGAATTCACAGCTCTCGAAGGTAAATAGTTTTGAAGATATACCGTCGTAGCAGCAGCTTCGGCCCAAAGTCTCGCTGGCATCCTGGCGTCAATTAACATACATCGGCACATTTCAATTATGTATCGATTACGTCGTTCGGCCACTCCGTTCTGCTGTGGTGAATAACCGGCGGTAAACTCGGGATGAATTCCCTTTTCACGATAAAAAGCTAGCAACGCTTCACTCGAGTACTCCCCTCCCCTGTCAGACCTGATGCGCTTCGGGTACAAATTGCGTATTGGCGTAGGTAGAGTATTCCATTATTCGATCGGCCACCTCGGAtttttggcgtaggattacgtctttcaggaacatattggggtacaaattgaaaatcgaaaatcgagcgcaccgtgaaaattgtccaatttcaaatgcttattgctcagtcatttcatgatggattgatgaaatttttgcgtcaatcaatttcggcactccataacaattttttacattgaataaaataatatatgtcatgaaactaactatcgaacaattgaaaaatctcaacccctatccaaaatGAAATACCCacctctgattggtcgaaattgacgacacatgcggcgggtccctaacagagacatcaaaaccaagctgcctgagggaaattggcattgcaaacacatgaaagtagggggagcttttgatcccatcgaaatgtgttcccttacagagacatcaaaaccaagctgcctgggggaaatcggcattgcagatacatgaaagaagggggacttttatccccaccgacatgtattccctaacagagatttcaaatccaaggtgtctgggggaaatcagcatgcaaaTACCCTCGTGATCGATAGTTTAACTGAAGACGCGCAAAAAAGGacagtgctcattgtaactagtatGGACAtcgctgattgcatacgtgctgacgaataagttgggagcgatgaacgagtgtgtttttgttattttcgttccaataagaatctttcgatgggttgattgaagaatgatatttcaatgaactgaatagaacttatgcttgataaaatataaataaaatttaaatttggaacttttatgttggttgcttcgtaaaattttTCTATCAATGACCGAACATGTATTGTACACttacttttagcacaactgtaagtgtaaaattgtatatggtagctattgtgttaacaTGACTtggaatatgaaacgattttttcccccaaggaaagttcatgcgacgaacaaaattggaaaaatgaaggagtatTCAAAAAAGTGATTTAACATATGCACATATGCTCATacttgaaattcgcattgaggtatgtagcatcgtgttccgttgggtttaaagcaaaaaggaaatgggttgaataaacattcagaaaataaaaaattataaatgaaattaccttttccacttcaaatatattttctctatactaaagtaacagtttttttctggtgagaaaacttgtgttcgatgatgataattatcttatattacattgatgagctttttttccttatttcacccatacataacacaggagccatctcgtccaggaccatagagggcggctttggtacgtgatacgcaccatctaatgactattcaccatccttctatcaatgtcactcggttatggacactggtggagtgaaccaacaatacctaacaaccagacaaaacagagccaaatcattatcgtagagtttaacaatgttattattcaaacatatccaaaatcagcatgcagtagacagcctaacggaatcctacgtcaacgatgcggtcgtgtcttggacacaaccctcctgtgactttttcctcAAAAAGAAAATAGTACAGTAGCGGCTGTAATCATCCACTAATTATTAAGAAATAACGATAGCCACTTACCGAGGACACTTCCAACGGTCCGTACACATCCGACAGTACGAGGTCCAGAGGCGCATTAGTCTTCTTCTCGGAGGTCTTGGGGAAGGGAGTTCGAGCCTGCTTTCCTTTTAAACAGCATTCGCACCCTTCAAGTACTCCGCAGTCGGCGATCTTCATGCCCGTAACAAGATTCTTCTTCATGAGTACTTCCAATGCATCCGGATCGCGATGTCCAAATCGTCGATGCCACGTATGTTGACATTCTCGCGTATGAGATACGGTTGCCTTCGAGGTGATTTCTTGCTCAACTTTGTTCAGAAGGTACAGTCCCCTATGTTTCGTTGCGGTTGCAATTATTTTCCCACCAACAGTAATTTTGCACGTATATTCGTCAAATTGTATTTTCGCTTTTCTTGTGGTCATAGTATGCACTGACATAAGACTGGCTGATAGCTTCGGGACATACAACACATGAACGAGACGAATTTGATTTATGTTTCCCGAATCGTCCGTACACTTAATCACACCATtaccagcagcagcaacagctacGACACGACCATCAGCTAGTTGAACCTTACCCTCAGCTGGCTTCAAACCATCGAAGAAATCCTTATTCGATGTCATGTGTGAACTTGCACCGGAATCGATGATCCAGTCATTTGCAGAGCATCCAACGGTCAACGCAAACATGTTCCCGGAACACCCGTCCTGAGCAGCATTCGCATTTTGCTTCTTCGGTGCAGCTTGTTCCTTCTGCAACCTACAGTCGCGTTGTTTGTGCCCaggctttttgcaaaaatggcaCTTTATCGTTTTCCGTTTAACCGATTTCAACGCCGACTCACCTTTTACATCGCGATTGGGCTTATTCTGCTCGTCCAGCAACTTTTCTCGGATTAAGTTCAGTGTCAGAGCATCATCCGCACGCGTCTCCAGAACTGTAGTCAATGCGTCGAACGATTTCGGGAGTCCCCGCAAGATGAAAGCAACCATGGTGTCTTCTCCCAGGTCCTTTCCAGCACTACACAGCCTTGTGtacaggttttccattttcgataGATAATCTTCCATATCTTCTCCTTCCGTGTAGCGGGTCTCACACATCCGTTTCAACAAAGAAACTCTCGTCGATAGGGTGACCTTCTGATGATGTTTGGCCAACGCTGCCCACGCTTCCTTCGCTGTCTTCGCGGCTCGAATAACACCAAACTGGTTATCTTCCAGAAGCAGCAAAATCGTTGCTCGCGCCTTTTCATCACCTTCGGCCCACACTGCCGGAACACCAGCATGACCTTCTCAAGCTGCCGGTGCGTCGTTCTTGACATAGGTCCACAAACCTTCACGAATCAGCAACGCTTCTGTGCGAAGTTTCCATGCTTCATAATTTGTGTTGTTCAGCTTCGTGGAATTCTTCAGATCCATCCTATTGCAGAACTGGCTCGCCGTTGATCTTTCAGAAACTTCTAATCTTCCAAGTGAAAAAACGGTACGTTGCTAAAGGCCCATAACCTGTTAGCAGAGCGTGAAATAAAACAACTGGTTTCTATGGAGTATTACAgtggaatgaaattttttctttattctattaGTACAGACTACTTCGATCTCTAATTAAATTTTACTGGTCTACTAGATTGTTCGCCGGTGATATAATCATGGATTCGTCGCTACAACAATTTTTGCACCACTAGTGAATTctgaattactttttaaattttgtttttccattctaCGTGGAAATGCGTTGTCTTTGTCGCTTTGTCGCCAGGGACTGAAATTTAAAGATGACCGACAAAACTTAACCGTACCTATCAGTTATGAGTTGCTTCGTGTGCGGATGGAAGTTGAGCTCAAGTTTGACAGACAAGTTGAGGTTGAGTTTTAGTTGACCCGTGTGTGGA from Toxorhynchites rutilus septentrionalis strain SRP chromosome 3, ASM2978413v1, whole genome shotgun sequence encodes:
- the LOC129773335 gene encoding uncharacterized protein LOC129773335, which encodes MSLLQIGDQLCRICSKSSTKIVILNEIVNGRSLTEMLIYCATIEVFEGDDLPFQCCVDCKFDLIVAYNLVVRCKESDAFFRSQLTDRKDAIPLLSYGSNNATNVNQLKTEFKKENECVFAEPICDLYVSTDEQPNILLRNESEGFNSDHDANNDDKVGGGLQEDDSEKNLESNVDDSDADEIVYQTKRSRYAKEESSSSPKRCCKCKTRLKNKEQVEQHSKIHIESRIFDEQITAARPFECLVCFNRYTKKRALLRHQREMYIVKQFQCDQCGKEFLTESQLADHKESHDKDSSGRKKQLTKCCACPQQFESEELLRKHADEIHLLESQSSTNDIEKKFICDICHRRYKTKRTLLEHKTRPYLKEQNMCTQCGKMFREKRFLIDHERCHQGDRPLVCPVCSKTFAIKDSYRKHVKSHSIEKDRFKCEICSKGFMTKMNLKSHYITHRTDYRPMSCSFCSASFARKATLKLHMRLHTGEKPHKCNMCDASFACPGNLKKHIMAHKGIKPYICNVCERGYPRQDYLRKHMISHIASHAGVPAVWAEGDEKARATILLLLEDNQFGVIRAAKTAKEAWAALAKHHQKVTLSTRVSLLKRMCETRYTEGEDMEDYLSKMENLYTRLCSAGKDLGEDTMVAFILRGLPKSFDALTTVLETRADDALTLNLIREKLLDEQNKPNRDVKGESALKSVKRKTIKCHFCKKPGHKQRDCRLQKEQAAPKKQNANAAQDGCSGNMFALTVGCSANDWIIDSGASSHMTSNKDFFDGLKPAEGKVQLADGRVVAVAAAGNGVIKCTDDSGNINQIRLVHVLYVPKLSASLMSVHTMTTRKAKIQFDEYTCKITVGGKIIATATKHRGLYLLNKVEQEITSKATVSHTRECQHTWHRRFGHRDPDALEVLMKKNLVTGMKIADCGVLEGCECCLKGKQARTPFPKTSEKKTNAPLDLVLSDVYGPLEVSSRIRSDRGGEYSSEALLAFYREKGIHPEFTAGYSPQQNGVAERRNRYIIEMCRCMLIDARMPARLWAEAAATTVYLQNYLPSRAVNSTPYEHWWGRKPDVSHLRVFGCKAFVHVPKEKRRKLDDKGNEMTFVGYSSNHKAYRFIDITTNKLVISRDVRFVEEEVVHPGQDLLNPEQVESVDEILQSLAPIKVVNRDIHQENVIEGITNPVRDETGDTPDDISDDETDEFDTCDEEIELRRSDRSTKGIPPIRYEDASNLAYGSEPRSYEEAINGAERASWTAAMKEELQSHQRNSTWTIGPLPKERKAVGSKWLYKRKLDEHGNFIRYKARLVAQGFSQKYGTDFDQVFAPVAKQVTFRFLLTIVTRRQLLVKHVDIKTAYLYGKLSETVYMRQPRGYETGGMNEVCHLKKSLYGLKQSGRIWNKTIDDCFKKLGFVQSIADACLYVKTKDNKHYFIHLYVDDMLIVCESEAEYEAILGALSKQFNTTPLGDVRQYLGIQVDRTSDGRCLLSQQCYIEKLASRFGLEKAKPSSIPMEPGYLQAKEENKLPNNDSFSSLVGGLLYIAVNTRPDVAISVSLLGRKVSSPDAADWAEAKRTMRYLLATKNFQLNLGDAKGGLKAYADADWAGDRRDCWRVPQRQGSGLILLYEDNQSAIRQLESEKLERRSKHVDTKFQFTKDLVQRERGIVENTKNNPGRNEKAMSLLQIGDQLCRICSKSSTKIISLNEIVNGRTLTEMLIYCVTIEVSEGDDLPFQCCIDCKFDLIVAYNFVIRCKESDAFFRSQLIDSKDAIPLLSYGSNNATNVNQLKTEFKKENEFVYAEPISDFYALNDEQSNMLLREESEGFNNDDDVNNDDKIGGGYMQEDDREDDNETNLESNVDDSDADEIVYKRKRSRYAKGKSSSSPKRCCKCKMRLKNIEQVEQHSKKHIESRIFDEQIIAARPFECSVCFKRFTTKRYLVRHQREMYIEKKFKCEECDKDFLSESQLADHKESHDKDSSGRKEKLTKCCACHQQFESEELLRKHADEIHLPESQTSTIDIEKKFICDICHRRYKTKRTLLDHKSKPYRNEQNMCSQCGKVFREKRFLIDHERLHRAERTLVCPICSKTFAIKDSYRKHVKWHSIEKDRFKCEVCNKGFKLKEGLKRHCITHKPDYRPISCSLCPATFARNVSLKYHMRVHTGEKPFKCNMCDASFACPSNLKQHIMAHKGLKPYICHICGKRYPRQDYLRRHMVSHNANN